In Rhizobium lusitanum, a genomic segment contains:
- a CDS encoding capsular biosynthesis protein, which translates to MGKFGGVSDRGSNFVNLRDHMNFRAANHSRSPIGDASASKSVVLLLQGPVGPFFNTLAKALTAGGYDTLKVNFNGGDWLFSHGKGAVNFCGTTDAWADWLAAFIKRDAPLVIVLFGDCRPYHRTAIDVAKQLGVPVLCFEEGYARPHFISCEWGGNNARSPLRIGAPQAGDAETPLEPAEMMRGNLFRSMAMEGIAYYVVKALGAPFFFGNEHHRNRAILSEVILWTRNFYRKLRYYPRNNNLTVDLIENQEGRYFVVALQVHDDQQLLSHGRGWTMERLITETIRSFARRADPAHQLVFKIHPMDRGHRSYRPFVKQLAMLCKCEDRVQVLDDGSIGLLIRHSLGLITVNSTSGLLALNHGKPLLALGDTFYGAEGLANLPRNDALSAAAIDDFWENPIAPQKDRVQQFVRHMYRQSLINGSYYLRAYIESTAERVVQRLHAQLPSAAGAKTVAFLHPDNTTLLEQPDFGGRSGS; encoded by the coding sequence ATGGGAAAGTTCGGAGGAGTCTCTGATCGCGGCAGCAATTTTGTAAATCTGCGCGATCACATGAACTTCAGGGCGGCCAATCACTCCCGGTCGCCCATTGGCGACGCGTCCGCTTCGAAGTCTGTCGTCCTCCTCCTGCAGGGGCCGGTCGGCCCGTTCTTCAACACACTGGCAAAGGCTCTCACCGCCGGGGGCTACGATACGTTGAAGGTCAACTTCAACGGCGGCGATTGGCTATTCTCCCATGGCAAAGGTGCCGTGAATTTTTGTGGCACGACCGATGCTTGGGCAGACTGGCTAGCGGCCTTCATCAAAAGAGACGCGCCGCTGGTCATCGTACTCTTTGGCGACTGCCGCCCGTATCACCGGACGGCCATTGATGTCGCGAAGCAGTTGGGCGTGCCTGTCCTTTGCTTCGAAGAGGGCTACGCCCGCCCCCATTTCATTTCCTGCGAGTGGGGCGGCAACAATGCTCGCTCGCCGCTACGCATCGGTGCCCCCCAGGCTGGCGATGCGGAAACGCCTTTGGAGCCGGCAGAAATGATGCGCGGCAACCTGTTTCGGTCGATGGCGATGGAAGGGATCGCTTATTATGTGGTGAAGGCGCTGGGTGCCCCATTCTTTTTCGGCAACGAGCATCATCGCAACCGGGCGATCTTGTCGGAAGTGATCCTTTGGACGCGCAATTTCTATCGCAAACTGCGCTATTACCCCAGGAACAACAACCTGACGGTCGATCTGATCGAGAATCAGGAAGGGCGTTACTTCGTCGTCGCACTGCAGGTCCATGACGATCAGCAGCTTCTCAGCCATGGCCGTGGCTGGACAATGGAACGGTTGATCACCGAAACGATCAGATCCTTCGCACGCCGCGCGGACCCGGCGCATCAACTGGTCTTCAAGATTCATCCCATGGATCGCGGGCACAGGAGCTATCGGCCCTTCGTGAAGCAACTGGCCATGCTCTGCAAATGCGAAGACCGCGTGCAGGTGCTCGACGACGGATCGATCGGTCTTCTCATTCGCCATTCCCTCGGCCTCATCACCGTCAACAGCACGTCCGGTCTTCTCGCGCTCAACCACGGAAAGCCGCTTCTGGCGCTCGGCGATACATTCTACGGCGCCGAAGGGCTTGCGAACCTGCCCAGGAATGACGCGCTGTCTGCCGCCGCCATAGACGACTTCTGGGAAAACCCGATCGCTCCACAAAAGGATCGGGTACAGCAATTCGTGCGCCACATGTATCGTCAGAGCCTCATCAACGGCAGCTACTATCTCCGCGCCTATATTGAAAGCACAGCCGAACGCGTCGTGCAGCGCCTTCACGCGCAACTTCCTTCCGCCGCTGGCGCGAAGACGGTCGCCTTCCTCCACCCCGACAACACAACTCTGCTCGAACAGCCGGATTTCGGCGGTCGCAGCGGATCGTGA
- a CDS encoding glycosyltransferase family 4 protein has product MKSVVMDISRLIERAHCSTPTGIDRYELHYALWLNEHRKQAVPSNSIQFSQAPSFIETGYHGAISVGTARADSLISTLNDRWATTELSSAQRALLERIFAAIDGKISWQPAPAPKGFEAPSRKLRKLAHMVTTHFSHGLPVPRNASFMHVSHSRLERTSAFSWLKEASRDGIFYVHDLIPLSHPEFVRPGEPERHRRRMDTVLQHAALVLCNSQVTARALRTYAQESNRKLPSIAVLPPGVEQCFLKPPQDIEHPKNPYFVVLGTIEPRKNHMLLLSLWQHLAERDGSKAPRLVIVGKRGWENSHILAMLERCPALPGLVIEVPGLEDAALARLVSGAAALLAPSFAEGYGMPITEALALRTPVIASNIASHREAAGIDEAIFLNPLDGLNWRAAVDAITASPLRRTRASAANRWDMHFSDLETLIESDVAARRYSAQRAPQRLPTMSLGALS; this is encoded by the coding sequence ATGAAATCTGTTGTCATGGATATTTCTCGGCTCATTGAGCGGGCGCATTGCTCGACACCGACCGGTATCGATCGCTACGAGCTGCACTATGCGCTTTGGCTCAACGAGCACCGCAAACAAGCTGTGCCATCGAATAGCATCCAGTTTTCGCAAGCGCCGTCATTCATCGAAACCGGCTATCATGGGGCAATATCCGTCGGAACCGCGCGGGCGGATAGCCTGATCTCGACCCTCAACGACCGCTGGGCCACAACGGAACTCTCCTCCGCCCAGAGGGCCCTTCTTGAGCGAATCTTTGCCGCGATCGACGGCAAAATTTCCTGGCAACCGGCGCCTGCGCCGAAGGGGTTTGAGGCGCCGTCCCGGAAGCTGCGCAAGCTCGCGCACATGGTCACCACCCACTTTTCCCATGGCCTGCCGGTGCCCCGAAACGCCTCATTCATGCATGTCTCCCATAGCCGTCTCGAGCGGACCTCCGCTTTTTCCTGGCTCAAGGAAGCGAGTCGCGATGGCATATTCTATGTGCATGACCTCATTCCCTTGTCCCATCCTGAGTTCGTCCGGCCCGGGGAACCAGAACGGCACCGGCGCAGGATGGACACGGTGTTGCAGCATGCAGCGCTCGTCCTTTGCAACTCTCAAGTGACTGCCCGTGCCCTTCGCACCTACGCCCAGGAGAGCAATCGGAAGCTACCCTCGATTGCCGTGTTACCCCCTGGGGTCGAGCAGTGCTTCCTGAAGCCGCCGCAGGATATTGAGCATCCCAAAAATCCCTATTTTGTCGTGCTCGGAACCATCGAACCGCGCAAGAACCACATGTTGCTGCTCAGTCTCTGGCAACATCTGGCCGAACGCGACGGCTCCAAAGCGCCGCGCCTGGTGATCGTCGGGAAAAGAGGCTGGGAGAATAGTCACATCCTTGCGATGCTCGAACGTTGCCCTGCCCTGCCAGGACTTGTGATCGAGGTGCCGGGATTGGAAGATGCCGCATTGGCACGGCTCGTTTCCGGTGCCGCAGCGCTACTCGCACCATCTTTCGCGGAAGGATATGGCATGCCGATCACCGAAGCGCTCGCACTGCGCACGCCGGTCATCGCTTCCAACATCGCATCGCATCGGGAGGCCGCCGGCATCGACGAGGCGATCTTCCTGAACCCGCTCGACGGCCTCAACTGGCGCGCGGCAGTGGATGCGATCACAGCTTCGCCGCTGCGCCGGACAAGGGCAAGCGCCGCGAACCGATGGGATATGCATTTCTCGGACCTGGAAACCCTGATCGAAAGTGACGTTGCCGCGCGCCGCTATTCCGCGCAGCGCGCGCCGCAGCGTTTGCCGACGATGTCACTTGGAGCGTTGTCATGA
- a CDS encoding DUF6270 domain-containing protein — protein sequence MSVIAYYGSCPSEEFVKYAFPESRLDFFCYGINVASFMDDRKASIKGIEQWPEQIKKKLLYEAKKGFRNRLKEAAPQTLVVDFSRASRASIMRYKNSVLTVPYELLEAGPHQQHEAFSLFKVIPFGNREFWKLVTDALQKFCEFLTAELPETEVILLDVPPTADYRGTLTDSNTYMTDFCRWQMRYPICRMLIDFCLARIKNSRVLTPPVPIYSDDAALYGPAPMHYAAEVWMETAKIYHANGGFSGLSRSCDLVSTLTNYSGLMEAFSKTALSNPDLQRFGLDILHGALPYLFAKIQSPARSHFVEPVESHDVVAAFRWILGREPESALTFLNHYALSNRKELRDTLLRSFEFQNQVKYYAKQ from the coding sequence ATGAGCGTCATCGCCTATTATGGCTCATGTCCCAGCGAGGAATTTGTAAAATATGCCTTTCCGGAAAGCAGGCTCGATTTCTTCTGCTATGGAATAAACGTCGCCAGCTTCATGGATGACAGGAAAGCCAGCATCAAGGGCATCGAGCAATGGCCTGAGCAAATCAAGAAGAAGTTGCTCTACGAGGCAAAGAAGGGCTTTCGCAACAGGCTGAAGGAAGCCGCTCCGCAAACGCTTGTTGTGGACTTTTCCCGCGCGTCGCGGGCCTCGATCATGCGTTACAAGAATAGTGTTTTGACAGTTCCCTACGAACTGCTCGAAGCCGGTCCGCATCAGCAGCACGAAGCGTTCAGCCTTTTCAAGGTCATACCTTTTGGCAATCGCGAATTCTGGAAGCTTGTGACCGACGCACTGCAGAAATTCTGCGAATTCCTGACTGCCGAGCTGCCGGAGACGGAGGTAATCCTTCTCGACGTCCCGCCCACCGCCGACTATCGCGGGACGCTGACCGATAGCAACACCTACATGACGGATTTCTGCCGGTGGCAGATGCGTTATCCGATCTGCCGCATGCTGATCGACTTCTGCCTGGCACGCATCAAGAACAGCCGCGTGCTAACGCCACCAGTGCCGATCTACTCCGACGACGCCGCACTTTATGGGCCGGCGCCGATGCATTACGCGGCGGAAGTCTGGATGGAGACGGCTAAAATCTACCACGCCAATGGTGGCTTTAGCGGACTGTCGCGTTCGTGCGACCTTGTGTCGACGCTCACCAACTATTCCGGGCTGATGGAAGCCTTTTCCAAGACCGCCTTATCGAATCCGGATCTCCAGAGGTTCGGTCTCGATATACTGCACGGCGCACTGCCTTACTTGTTTGCGAAAATCCAAAGCCCCGCTCGTAGCCATTTTGTCGAGCCTGTCGAATCACACGACGTTGTCGCGGCTTTTCGCTGGATCCTGGGTCGCGAGCCGGAATCGGCCCTGACCTTCCTTAATCACTATGCTCTCTCCAATCGCAAGGAGCTGCGAGACACGCTGCTACGCTCGTTCGAGTTCCAGAACCAGGTGAAATACTATGCCAAGCAGTGA
- a CDS encoding ABC transporter permease encodes MDPTYGESRGRGQFITGLKIQARVLGAMIMREVVSRYGRENIGFLWLMLEPMILTGGVMIMWTLLRHEAHGLAVVAFVLSGYMPLTLWRHVTGHAVSCLRQNLPLMYHRQIRLPDALISRALLEVAGATAALIVVYVVVRLAGFMPPYENLGLLLAGWLFMAWFAFAVGLIFAAASERFEFVEKFVQPMQYLTLPISGMFFMVAWLPSGVQKLALYVPLVHCFEMFRAGVFGDTVKSFYDVGYIFKCCLFTTAVGLFLVNWARHHVKFE; translated from the coding sequence ATGGACCCGACATATGGTGAATCTCGTGGTCGCGGGCAGTTCATCACAGGATTGAAAATTCAAGCTCGTGTTCTCGGCGCCATGATCATGCGTGAAGTCGTGTCGCGCTACGGGCGGGAGAACATCGGCTTTCTCTGGCTGATGCTGGAGCCGATGATCCTCACGGGCGGCGTGATGATCATGTGGACTCTTTTGAGGCACGAGGCGCACGGGCTTGCGGTCGTCGCCTTCGTTCTCAGCGGTTACATGCCTTTGACCCTCTGGCGCCATGTAACGGGTCATGCGGTCTCGTGTCTGCGCCAGAATTTGCCATTGATGTACCATCGCCAAATCCGCCTGCCTGACGCCCTCATTTCCAGAGCGCTTCTGGAGGTCGCCGGCGCAACGGCAGCGCTGATCGTCGTCTATGTCGTGGTTCGACTGGCTGGGTTCATGCCGCCCTACGAGAATCTCGGATTGCTTCTGGCAGGTTGGTTGTTCATGGCGTGGTTTGCATTTGCCGTCGGGCTGATTTTCGCCGCCGCATCGGAAAGATTCGAGTTCGTGGAAAAGTTCGTCCAGCCGATGCAATATCTTACGCTGCCGATTTCCGGCATGTTTTTCATGGTCGCCTGGCTGCCGAGCGGAGTGCAGAAACTTGCACTCTATGTTCCGCTCGTCCATTGCTTCGAAATGTTTCGCGCCGGCGTATTCGGCGATACGGTGAAATCCTTTTATGATGTCGGCTACATTTTCAAATGTTGCCTGTTCACCACCGCCGTTGGCCTCTTTCTCGTCAACTGGGCGCGTCATCATGTGAAGTTCGAATAG
- a CDS encoding FkbM family methyltransferase yields the protein MNIKMNSARGDSRIEKERDIFTSPAGGRASTVTSYYDIENCYKFILGRPLNADERDAIAKNLLQLTDIPLEEHRRRFLSSAEFHNRHGELLFNNFIPKSIVVFFETKYNFKLYLDLRQYHISFGIMSGEYEKFDVGLIKAIVPDDGHFIDVGGNVGYYSLSVAARPAFKGKILAFEPLPKLWDLFNRSIQENGFADRVSVRQQALADEPGEMRLSNAEDTSNAGATRLVADSDTAKTNRSVEVETLDRVIGGMRPDAMKVDIEGAEGLFLEGAKRTIAVHKPTLLMEINRDMLAVLSKTTPGSIHRRLSELGYSIWSSTREEVTQVETAAELDRDFSIGKVGNILAIHEDRMDQVRERLLPIGVELAVKPAAPTESRAADNSVKAMKPKTRRSRVKEAAL from the coding sequence ATGAACATTAAGATGAATTCAGCAAGAGGCGATAGCCGCATCGAAAAGGAACGGGACATTTTCACGTCGCCAGCAGGAGGAAGGGCCAGCACTGTGACCAGCTACTACGATATTGAAAACTGCTACAAATTTATCCTTGGTCGTCCGCTCAACGCCGACGAAAGAGATGCCATAGCCAAGAATCTCCTACAGCTCACCGACATACCGCTGGAGGAACACCGCAGACGCTTTCTCTCCTCGGCCGAATTTCACAACCGCCATGGCGAGCTGCTTTTCAACAATTTCATTCCGAAGTCGATCGTCGTGTTCTTCGAAACGAAATACAATTTCAAATTGTATCTAGATCTTCGACAGTACCATATTTCGTTCGGGATCATGAGCGGCGAATATGAAAAATTCGATGTCGGACTGATCAAGGCGATCGTACCGGATGACGGCCACTTCATCGATGTTGGCGGCAATGTCGGCTACTATTCGCTCTCGGTAGCCGCCCGCCCCGCTTTCAAAGGCAAGATACTTGCCTTCGAACCACTGCCGAAGCTTTGGGACCTCTTCAATCGCTCTATCCAGGAAAATGGCTTCGCCGACCGCGTCAGTGTCCGGCAGCAGGCTCTTGCCGACGAGCCAGGGGAAATGCGGCTCAGCAATGCCGAGGACACAAGCAACGCAGGTGCGACGAGGTTGGTTGCCGACAGCGACACCGCGAAAACCAACCGGTCCGTCGAAGTCGAGACACTCGATCGGGTGATCGGCGGTATGCGGCCGGATGCGATGAAGGTGGATATCGAAGGCGCCGAAGGCCTTTTCCTTGAGGGAGCAAAGCGCACTATCGCGGTGCACAAGCCGACGCTGTTGATGGAGATCAATCGCGACATGCTCGCCGTCCTGTCGAAAACAACGCCTGGCTCCATTCACCGGCGCTTGTCTGAACTGGGTTACAGCATCTGGAGCAGCACTCGGGAAGAGGTGACGCAGGTAGAGACGGCCGCCGAACTCGACCGGGATTTCTCGATCGGCAAGGTGGGGAATATTCTGGCCATTCACGAGGATCGTATGGACCAGGTGCGTGAACGCCTGCTGCCTATCGGCGTGGAATTGGCCGTGAAACCAGCAGCGCCGACAGAGTCCAGGGCAGCTGACAATTCAGTGAAAGCAATGAAGCCGAAGACCAGGCGAAGCCGCGTGAAGGAGGCTGCGCTCTAA
- a CDS encoding capsular polysaccharide biosynthesis protein: MFSDFTLFPNEERPISAEQSERAFWLPPTDARLLAFLPTRWRFPLIGSTLSASLQPIELARGTADGVVGWGDKPLARIARRYAQMRKLPYWTLEDGFLRSVGLGKAGAPSVSLIADDLGIHFSAHTASRLETLLQDGIPGADLARAKKLREWIVHERLSKYNHLPEGNISLRPTRRKRILLVDQVVGDRSIAGSGANAETFLRMWGAASAESNADIIIKSHPDVVAGRARGYLASHARDSRVQLVDGAVSPHSILDIVDEVWTVSSQLGLDALLRGMTVVTFGMPAYAGWGLTQDRADSLVAAAARARRTRRVSIDELAHAMLLQYSLYVDPVTRQPIQAEQAIERLLEWRRRASSLSGHYLCLNFALHKRSVLRRYLTSPSSKVRFTNRPTVAQIQAADKIVLWGNSAPPEESALWKQGSRRPIIRVEDGFIRSAGLGTSLVPPSSLCFDAEGIYFDASKPSGLETILSTADFDNALLERARRLRHAIVSTGITKYNLPAQPSPDYREQAKGRAVVLVAGQVPNDASLRLGMASHDSDTELLRAVRRVRPDAFIVYKQHPDLLAEPFMHPGQSRPPHDIADLVVGNIDLNHLLNAVDEVHVATSQIGFEALLRERSVWCYGLPFYAGWGLTHDAVVSLRRKRTLSLDALVAGTLILYPHYWSHIADLPCEVEDVIAELYRARQGTAPDPSKRRWLAHMIHMSGVRRLR; the protein is encoded by the coding sequence ATGTTTTCAGATTTCACACTTTTTCCCAATGAGGAGCGGCCGATATCGGCAGAGCAGAGTGAGCGTGCGTTCTGGCTACCGCCAACGGATGCGCGACTTCTCGCCTTCCTTCCAACGCGCTGGCGCTTCCCGTTGATCGGCTCCACGCTCTCAGCATCGCTTCAGCCGATCGAACTTGCAAGAGGAACGGCCGACGGCGTGGTTGGTTGGGGCGACAAGCCGCTTGCGCGCATTGCCCGCCGCTACGCTCAGATGCGCAAGCTTCCCTATTGGACCCTGGAAGACGGCTTCCTGCGCTCCGTTGGCCTCGGCAAGGCCGGGGCCCCCTCGGTCTCTCTCATCGCGGATGATCTTGGCATTCATTTTTCGGCTCATACGGCGTCCCGGCTGGAGACATTGCTGCAGGACGGGATCCCCGGCGCCGATCTGGCACGGGCAAAGAAACTGCGTGAATGGATCGTCCACGAGCGGCTTTCCAAATACAACCATCTGCCCGAAGGAAATATCTCGCTTCGGCCCACGCGCCGCAAGCGCATCCTGCTGGTGGACCAGGTCGTCGGTGACCGCTCTATCGCCGGTTCAGGTGCCAATGCCGAAACATTTCTGAGGATGTGGGGTGCCGCGAGCGCCGAGAGCAACGCGGATATCATCATCAAGAGCCACCCCGATGTCGTGGCCGGTCGCGCGCGAGGCTATCTGGCGTCGCATGCGCGAGATAGCCGTGTCCAACTCGTCGACGGCGCCGTTTCTCCGCATTCGATCCTGGACATTGTCGATGAAGTCTGGACGGTCTCGAGCCAACTCGGCCTGGATGCACTGCTGCGCGGCATGACCGTCGTGACATTCGGCATGCCGGCCTATGCCGGATGGGGCCTGACGCAGGACCGCGCCGATAGCCTTGTCGCTGCCGCCGCGCGCGCGCGCCGGACACGCCGCGTTAGTATCGACGAACTCGCCCATGCGATGCTTCTTCAATATTCTCTCTATGTCGATCCGGTAACGCGCCAGCCAATCCAGGCGGAACAGGCTATCGAGCGGCTCCTGGAATGGCGGCGGCGCGCGTCTTCCCTGTCCGGTCACTATCTCTGCCTCAATTTTGCGCTGCATAAGCGCTCGGTCCTGCGTCGTTACCTGACCAGCCCTTCGTCGAAAGTCCGGTTCACCAACCGACCCACGGTCGCCCAGATCCAGGCGGCAGACAAGATCGTGCTGTGGGGCAACAGCGCTCCACCCGAGGAAAGCGCCTTATGGAAGCAGGGAAGCAGGCGGCCGATCATTCGGGTGGAAGACGGCTTTATCCGCTCCGCTGGGCTCGGGACATCGCTGGTCCCTCCCTCTTCGCTTTGCTTCGATGCCGAGGGCATTTATTTCGATGCGTCCAAGCCGAGCGGGCTCGAAACGATTCTGAGCACCGCGGACTTCGATAATGCCCTCCTCGAACGTGCGAGAAGGCTCCGTCACGCCATCGTCTCGACGGGAATCACCAAGTATAATTTACCGGCGCAGCCCTCGCCCGACTACCGCGAGCAAGCCAAGGGACGAGCCGTCGTCCTCGTGGCCGGACAGGTACCAAACGATGCCTCGCTGCGGCTTGGCATGGCAAGCCACGATTCCGATACCGAGCTTCTGAGAGCCGTCCGGCGCGTACGCCCCGATGCATTCATCGTCTACAAACAGCATCCCGATCTCCTCGCCGAGCCCTTCATGCATCCGGGCCAAAGCCGACCGCCGCACGACATCGCCGACCTCGTCGTCGGCAATATCGATCTGAACCATCTGCTTAACGCGGTCGATGAAGTCCATGTCGCGACCTCGCAGATTGGCTTCGAGGCGCTTCTGCGGGAACGGTCGGTATGGTGCTACGGGCTGCCTTTCTACGCCGGCTGGGGTCTGACCCACGATGCTGTCGTTTCGCTTCGACGCAAGCGAACCTTAAGCCTCGATGCGCTCGTGGCCGGTACGCTTATCCTTTACCCGCACTACTGGTCACATATCGCCGACCTGCCTTGTGAGGTGGAGGATGTCATTGCCGAATTGTACCGCGCCCGCCAGGGCACGGCGCCAGACCCCTCAAAGCGCCGATGGCTGGCCCATATGATCCACATGTCCGGAGTAAGAAGGCTGCGATGA
- a CDS encoding capsule biosynthesis protein, protein MTRIENNKEFTDFVTLVTVRASATASGGNLSWWSVRARWLRSHLLLLFMLVIPGLLGAVYYAFISAEQYVSETQFVVRSPNRNAAGLLSGFLQSTGFVRAQDDSYIVSEFMMSRAAVDELAAKNGLKDIMSRPEGDFLNRYPLPWTEANNEELFQHYKNFVKVDTNSGSGVTTLEVYGFRAEDSFNLANALLQHAEELINRLNDRARGDAIRYAQVELTDSAGRLESTQKNLTDFRNRETLIDPAKQSASALDLIARLSDDVADSKARLAALDQQAPQSPQGEALRARVTAMEREVSDERARVVGSDSSMAPRIAQYEQLLLEREMAAKMLASATTSLENAKIDAQRQQLYLERISNPNLPDHPLYPKRIKSFLMFLAICGAIYMIVQFFVSQVLEHAESQ, encoded by the coding sequence ATGACCCGCATTGAGAACAACAAGGAGTTCACCGATTTCGTAACGCTGGTAACCGTGCGCGCGTCCGCTACGGCTTCCGGTGGAAATCTGAGCTGGTGGAGCGTACGCGCACGCTGGCTGCGGTCGCATCTGCTGCTGCTTTTCATGCTCGTGATCCCCGGATTGCTCGGCGCCGTCTACTACGCTTTTATCAGTGCCGAACAGTATGTTTCCGAGACGCAGTTCGTGGTTCGCAGTCCCAACCGGAACGCGGCGGGCCTACTCAGCGGCTTCCTGCAAAGCACGGGCTTCGTGCGGGCGCAGGACGACAGCTATATCGTAAGCGAGTTCATGATGTCGCGCGCAGCCGTGGACGAACTCGCTGCAAAGAACGGTTTGAAGGATATCATGTCCCGCCCGGAGGGGGACTTCCTTAACCGGTATCCGCTGCCGTGGACCGAGGCGAATAATGAGGAGCTGTTCCAGCACTACAAGAATTTCGTCAAGGTCGATACCAATAGCGGCAGCGGCGTGACCACTCTGGAGGTGTATGGCTTCCGGGCAGAGGACTCCTTCAATCTCGCAAATGCGCTGCTTCAGCATGCCGAAGAGCTCATCAACCGCCTTAATGACCGGGCGCGCGGGGATGCTATCCGCTATGCGCAGGTCGAGTTGACTGACAGCGCGGGCAGGCTGGAATCCACACAAAAGAACCTGACGGATTTCCGTAACCGGGAAACGCTGATCGACCCGGCCAAACAGTCGGCGTCCGCGCTCGACCTGATCGCCCGGCTTTCGGACGATGTCGCTGACAGCAAGGCCCGACTGGCCGCTCTTGACCAGCAGGCGCCGCAGAGTCCGCAGGGGGAAGCATTACGGGCTCGGGTGACCGCGATGGAGCGCGAGGTCAGTGACGAGCGGGCGCGGGTCGTGGGTAGCGACAGTTCGATGGCGCCACGCATCGCACAATATGAGCAACTTCTTCTGGAAAGGGAAATGGCGGCTAAGATGTTGGCTTCAGCCACCACCTCGCTGGAAAATGCCAAGATCGATGCGCAACGTCAGCAGCTTTATCTCGAGCGCATTTCCAATCCGAACTTGCCTGATCATCCTCTCTATCCAAAGCGCATCAAGTCGTTTCTGATGTTCCTGGCGATATGCGGCGCCATCTACATGATCGTGCAGTTCTTTGTCTCCCAAGTTCTGGAACACGCGGAATCGCAATGA
- a CDS encoding capsule biosynthesis protein: protein MPEEKKRPQPFDYRAPLPAFKPAKAGKRRKHSKRRYMFLLVVLIPTLAVSVYYALFASPIFVSEASFVVRMAAPPSSSAFGNLLQNSGITRSQDDTFSVQEYIRSREALKELGEEMPVRAIFGSPQADWLMRYPRFWENNSEEELYQYYSDRVEVIHNDTTGITVLRTTAFHAHDAYDLNNTLLALGGKLLLRMNDRARGDAVRFADNEVKEAEQQVIDAQKKITTFRNKELMIDPNASSTSMIELISQLSVQLANARARLAGMQKTAPDSNAVPFVTSQIAALERQIETERGKMVGNDSSIAPKIADYESLVLMREFANKAMVTALDALEAARADARRQQLYLEVVVPPHLPDEAELPLALKNILIVFLTTGLAYLLGWLLLTAIRDHDSG, encoded by the coding sequence GTGCCTGAAGAAAAGAAACGGCCGCAGCCATTCGATTACAGGGCTCCGCTGCCAGCTTTCAAGCCGGCGAAAGCCGGTAAACGCCGAAAACACTCCAAGCGGCGGTACATGTTCCTGCTGGTTGTCCTCATTCCCACGTTGGCTGTCAGCGTCTATTATGCCCTCTTCGCGTCGCCGATCTTCGTGTCTGAAGCTTCGTTCGTCGTGCGTATGGCCGCACCGCCATCCTCGAGCGCCTTTGGCAACCTGCTGCAGAACAGCGGGATAACACGTTCCCAAGACGACACTTTCTCCGTTCAGGAATACATACGCTCGCGCGAAGCCCTTAAGGAGCTCGGGGAGGAAATGCCCGTGCGCGCAATTTTCGGAAGTCCGCAGGCCGACTGGTTGATGCGTTATCCACGCTTCTGGGAGAACAATAGTGAGGAGGAACTCTACCAGTATTACTCGGATCGCGTCGAAGTCATCCATAATGATACGACCGGCATAACGGTGTTGCGGACCACCGCCTTTCATGCGCACGACGCCTATGACTTGAACAACACCCTGCTTGCGCTAGGAGGCAAGCTGCTGCTGCGCATGAACGATCGCGCCCGTGGAGACGCCGTTCGGTTTGCCGATAACGAAGTGAAGGAAGCGGAACAGCAGGTTATCGACGCGCAAAAGAAGATCACGACCTTCCGCAACAAGGAACTGATGATCGACCCGAATGCCAGTTCCACCTCCATGATCGAGCTCATTAGTCAATTGTCCGTCCAGTTGGCCAATGCGCGAGCCCGCCTTGCCGGGATGCAAAAGACCGCGCCCGATAGCAACGCGGTACCGTTCGTGACGAGCCAGATCGCCGCGCTCGAACGTCAGATTGAAACGGAACGCGGCAAGATGGTCGGCAATGATAGCTCCATCGCCCCGAAAATCGCGGATTATGAGAGCCTGGTCCTGATGCGGGAGTTCGCCAACAAAGCAATGGTCACCGCACTCGATGCACTCGAAGCGGCAAGGGCCGATGCGCGCCGGCAGCAGCTCTATCTGGAAGTGGTGGTACCGCCGCATCTGCCCGACGAGGCCGAGCTGCCCCTTGCCCTCAAGAACATTCTCATCGTGTTCCTGACCACCGGCCTCGCCTATCTGCTCGGCTGGCTCCTGCTGACCGCGATCCGGGATCACGACAGCGGCTAA